From Caldicellulosiruptor hydrothermalis 108, a single genomic window includes:
- a CDS encoding sugar kinase, producing the protein MFEVTSFGEIMLRLSPPGYQRIVQATSFDINFGGAEANVVVALSNIGVKTSYVTLLPQNPLGDATINFLRRYGVDTSYIKRKGRRLGIYFLEKGVGQRASSVVYDRADSAINEIQPGDIDWEDILRKTRIFFSTGITAALSQNVLNELKMAFKTAKNAGAKVAFDINYRSKLWSYDRANEVISELMPYVDILITNEEHVRRVLKIDMEDKYSEGIDLTPDGQKVLFERLQTKYQNLERIVLAARRSLSASKNIFFAYTSDENGNIVFSKKREIEVIDRVGAGDAFTAGALYSILRGLESTQMLEVATYMCALKHTVEGDSLIVTEDEIKQALLQDSSGMMKR; encoded by the coding sequence TGCAGGCGACAAGTTTTGACATCAATTTTGGCGGTGCTGAAGCAAATGTTGTTGTTGCTCTGTCAAACATCGGGGTGAAGACAAGCTATGTAACACTTCTTCCGCAAAATCCTCTTGGAGATGCTACTATAAACTTTCTGAGAAGATATGGGGTTGACACAAGCTATATAAAAAGAAAAGGCAGAAGGCTTGGAATTTATTTTCTTGAAAAGGGTGTTGGTCAGAGAGCATCTTCTGTTGTGTACGACAGAGCAGACTCTGCCATAAATGAGATACAGCCTGGGGATATCGACTGGGAGGACATTTTGAGAAAGACCAGGATATTTTTTTCAACAGGAATCACTGCAGCTTTATCACAAAATGTGCTAAATGAGCTAAAAATGGCTTTTAAGACAGCAAAAAATGCAGGTGCAAAGGTGGCGTTTGACATCAATTATAGGTCAAAACTGTGGAGCTATGACAGGGCAAACGAGGTAATCTCAGAGCTTATGCCGTATGTGGACATTTTAATTACAAACGAAGAGCATGTAAGAAGAGTTTTAAAGATTGATATGGAAGACAAATATTCTGAAGGCATTGACCTTACTCCAGATGGTCAAAAGGTTTTGTTTGAAAGGTTGCAAACAAAGTACCAAAACTTGGAGAGAATAGTTCTTGCCGCAAGAAGAAGTCTTTCTGCTTCTAAAAACATATTTTTTGCATATACAAGTGATGAAAATGGCAACATTGTGTTTTCAAAAAAGCGCGAAATAGAAGTTATTGACAGGGTGGGGGCAGGTGACGCTTTTACTGCAGGTGCACTATATAGCATTTTAAGAGGGCTTGAAAGCACTCAGATGCTTGAGGTTGCAACATACATGTGCGCTCTAAAACATACAGTTGAAGGTGATAGTTTGATTGTGACTGAGGATGAAATAAAACAGGCGCTTTTACAAGACAGCTCAGGTATGATGAAAAGATAA
- the kduI gene encoding 5-dehydro-4-deoxy-D-glucuronate isomerase, which produces MEVRFAMHPSQFKTLTTEQIRKEFLIETLFEYGKINMVYTHVDRVIVGGAVPTVEALVLEDGKEIGAQYFLERREIGIINIGSKGYVVADGQKFELDKKDGLYVGMSTKKLEFGSDDPSNPAKFYFVSTPAHKQYPTEKIDIKQTEATHLGSLSESNERTIYKYIHPDGVKSCQLVMGMTILEPNNVWNTMPCHLHDRRMEVYFYFDMPEDAFVLHLMGEPQETRHIIVRNEQAVISPSWSIHSGVGTKNYTFIWAMAGENQSYSDVNPVPMKDLK; this is translated from the coding sequence ATGGAAGTTCGGTTTGCAATGCATCCAAGCCAGTTTAAAACTCTTACCACAGAACAGATAAGAAAAGAGTTTTTGATTGAAACCTTATTTGAATACGGGAAAATCAACATGGTCTACACTCATGTTGACAGGGTGATTGTCGGTGGTGCTGTGCCAACAGTGGAAGCTTTGGTCTTGGAAGATGGAAAAGAGATTGGTGCTCAATATTTTCTTGAAAGAAGAGAGATAGGGATAATCAACATAGGCAGCAAAGGTTATGTTGTGGCAGATGGACAAAAGTTCGAACTTGACAAGAAAGATGGGCTTTATGTTGGAATGTCGACCAAAAAGCTTGAATTTGGGAGCGATGACCCTTCAAATCCTGCCAAGTTCTACTTTGTTTCAACACCCGCTCATAAACAGTATCCAACAGAAAAGATTGATATCAAGCAAACTGAGGCAACTCATCTTGGTTCGCTTTCTGAGTCAAATGAAAGGACAATCTACAAATACATCCATCCAGACGGGGTTAAAAGCTGCCAGCTTGTAATGGGAATGACAATTTTAGAGCCGAACAATGTATGGAACACCATGCCCTGCCATTTGCATGACAGGAGGATGGAAGTTTACTTCTATTTTGACATGCCAGAAGATGCGTTTGTTTTGCACCTGATGGGAGAGCCGCAGGAGACAAGACATATTATTGTGAGAAATGAACAGGCGGTAATCAGCCCAAGCTGGTCGATACACTCTGGTGTTGGAACTAAAAATTATACTTTCATCTGGGCAATGGCAGGCGAAAATCAATCATATTCTGATGTTAATCCTGTGCCTATGAAAGATTTAAAATAA
- the kduD gene encoding 2-dehydro-3-deoxy-D-gluconate 5-dehydrogenase KduD, giving the protein MILDKFKLDGKVAIVTGASKGLGQGMAIALAEAGADIVGVASGPCTETKQKIEALGRRFLEIQADLRTIEPINSIIEKTVQEFGKLDILVNNAGIIRRCDAIDFTEKDWDDVLNLNLKTVFFFCQAAARQFIKQGTGGKIINIASMLSFQGGIRVPSYTASKSGVAGITKALANEWAKYNINVNAIAPGYMATDNTKPLREDPVRSAEILSRIPAGRWGTPEDLQGAVVFLASSASDYVNGCILNVDGGWLAR; this is encoded by the coding sequence ATGATATTGGATAAATTCAAACTGGATGGTAAGGTTGCAATTGTGACAGGAGCATCAAAAGGTCTTGGGCAGGGTATGGCAATTGCTTTGGCTGAAGCTGGTGCAGACATAGTTGGGGTAGCATCTGGGCCTTGTACAGAAACAAAACAGAAGATAGAAGCTCTTGGCAGAAGATTTTTAGAAATCCAAGCAGACTTGAGGACCATTGAGCCCATAAACTCTATCATTGAAAAGACTGTCCAAGAGTTTGGAAAACTTGATATTCTTGTAAATAATGCAGGAATTATAAGGAGATGTGATGCGATAGATTTTACAGAAAAGGACTGGGATGATGTCTTGAATCTCAATTTAAAGACAGTATTTTTCTTCTGCCAGGCAGCAGCAAGACAGTTCATAAAACAAGGAACAGGCGGCAAAATAATAAACATCGCATCCATGCTTTCTTTCCAAGGTGGAATAAGAGTTCCATCATACACGGCAAGCAAGAGTGGAGTTGCAGGAATTACAAAAGCACTTGCAAATGAGTGGGCAAAGTACAATATCAATGTCAATGCAATAGCGCCAGGTTATATGGCAACAGATAATACAAAGCCACTTCGCGAAGACCCTGTCAGAAGTGCGGAGATTCTTTCCAGAATTCCAGCAGGCAGATGGGGTACCCCAGAAGATTTGCAAGGTGCTGTTGTGTTCTTGGCATCATCAGCTTCTGACTATGTAAATGGCTGTATCTTGAACGTTGATGGCGGCTGGCTTGCAAGATAA
- a CDS encoding glycoside hydrolase family 88/105 protein: MKRLKELAKKNYSVKMADSVIAKFPELTDKWQYDYGVVFKGMEYIYENTSDEKYFEYIKKNIDSFVDENGNIKKYSKDEYNIDHINNGKAILFLYRKTGEEKYKKAAQLLRDQLKTHPRTVEGGFWHKKIYPHQMWLDGIYMGSPFYAEYATLIGKDEAEEIFDDVAKQVILCAKHTKDPVTGLHFHGWDESRQQKWANKITGCSPNFWGRALGWFAMAIVDVLDFLPQDHQSRETILAIFRQLIDAVLKYQDPETGVWYQVVNFIGRNGNYPEASASCMFAYALAKGIEKGYLDSSYIKALERAYEGIIYRFVEEDENGLLNLNGVCMVAGLGGNPYRDGSYEYYISEPIKTNDLKGVGAFLKASAWIERLFK; the protein is encoded by the coding sequence ATGAAAAGATTAAAGGAGCTTGCTAAAAAGAATTATTCTGTTAAAATGGCAGACAGTGTCATTGCAAAGTTTCCAGAACTTACTGACAAGTGGCAGTATGACTATGGTGTTGTGTTCAAAGGCATGGAGTACATTTATGAGAATACCTCTGATGAAAAATACTTTGAGTATATAAAGAAAAACATCGACTCTTTTGTTGATGAGAATGGTAATATCAAGAAATATTCAAAAGATGAGTACAACATAGACCATATAAACAATGGGAAGGCAATTCTATTTTTATATAGAAAAACAGGCGAAGAAAAGTACAAAAAGGCAGCACAGCTTCTTCGAGACCAGCTCAAGACCCATCCAAGAACAGTAGAGGGCGGTTTTTGGCACAAAAAAATCTATCCACATCAGATGTGGCTTGACGGCATCTACATGGGTTCACCATTTTACGCCGAGTATGCAACCTTGATAGGGAAGGATGAAGCTGAAGAGATATTTGACGATGTTGCAAAACAGGTTATCCTTTGTGCAAAGCACACCAAAGACCCAGTCACAGGTCTTCACTTTCATGGTTGGGATGAAAGCAGGCAGCAAAAATGGGCAAATAAAATCACAGGCTGCTCTCCAAATTTCTGGGGAAGGGCACTTGGCTGGTTTGCAATGGCAATAGTCGATGTGCTTGACTTTCTGCCACAAGACCATCAATCAAGAGAAACCATTTTGGCTATCTTCAGGCAGCTCATTGACGCTGTTTTGAAGTATCAAGACCCTGAGACAGGTGTTTGGTACCAGGTTGTTAACTTTATAGGCAGAAATGGAAACTATCCTGAGGCTTCAGCTTCATGCATGTTTGCATATGCACTTGCAAAGGGTATAGAAAAGGGGTATTTGGACTCAAGTTATATTAAAGCACTTGAAAGAGCGTATGAAGGAATAATCTACAGGTTTGTTGAAGAGGATGAAAATGGGCTTTTGAATCTCAACGGAGTTTGTATGGTGGCAGGACTCGGTGGAAATCCGTACAGAGATGGGTCGTATGAGTATTATATCAGTGAACCAATAAAGACAAATGACCTCAAGGGTGTTGGAGCATTCTTGAAAGCAAGTGCTTGGATAGAAAGGCTTTTCAAGTAA
- a CDS encoding glycoside hydrolase family 28 protein, whose protein sequence is MFVNVREFGAKGNGIDKDTEAFKKAIEECEKQGGGTIFVPAGIYHIGAIHLKSNMTLYIESGAVLKFSQDEEDYPLVYTRWEGEEMQVYSPLIYAENAENVAVVGFGTIDGQGEKWWRLHRNKELKYPRPRSICFYRCNNVTIEGIKIVNSPSWTVNPIECQNVTVHNVKIQNPYDSPNTDGINPESCKGVRISNCYIDVGDDCVTLKSGTEDCKQKIPCENITITNCIMAHGHGGVVIGSEMSGGVRNVVISNCIFEGTDRGIRIKTRRGRGGVVEDIRVSNIVMKNVMCPFAFYMYYHCGKGGKEKRVWDKSPYPVDESTPIVRRIYISDVVVREARAAAGFLYGLTEMPIEDVVFSNVTVEMAQNPEPELPAMMSYLDPMAKRGFVINTVKNIRFMNVSVMNQEGAAFELNNCENVEFYRCRAKDTADYSKILSLNNTMNLIAE, encoded by the coding sequence ATGTTTGTAAACGTTCGAGAGTTTGGAGCAAAGGGCAATGGTATTGACAAGGACACAGAAGCTTTTAAAAAGGCTATTGAGGAGTGTGAAAAGCAGGGTGGAGGCACAATTTTTGTTCCAGCAGGTATATATCATATAGGTGCAATCCATCTTAAAAGCAACATGACACTTTACATTGAAAGCGGGGCTGTGTTGAAATTTTCACAGGATGAAGAGGACTATCCACTTGTATATACCCGCTGGGAAGGCGAAGAGATGCAGGTTTATTCTCCTTTGATATATGCTGAAAATGCTGAAAACGTTGCAGTAGTGGGATTTGGCACAATTGATGGACAGGGCGAAAAGTGGTGGCGTCTTCACAGAAATAAAGAGTTAAAATATCCAAGACCTCGTTCTATCTGTTTTTACAGGTGCAACAACGTCACTATCGAAGGAATAAAGATTGTAAACTCTCCAAGCTGGACGGTAAATCCCATAGAGTGCCAGAATGTCACAGTTCACAACGTAAAGATTCAAAACCCTTATGACTCGCCAAACACAGATGGGATAAATCCGGAGTCGTGCAAGGGCGTCAGGATATCAAACTGCTACATAGACGTGGGTGATGATTGTGTGACATTAAAATCTGGTACTGAAGATTGTAAACAGAAAATTCCCTGTGAGAACATCACCATCACAAACTGTATAATGGCTCACGGACATGGCGGAGTTGTTATCGGAAGTGAGATGAGTGGCGGGGTTCGAAATGTTGTCATTTCAAACTGCATTTTTGAGGGCACAGACAGAGGAATAAGAATAAAGACAAGACGAGGTCGTGGAGGAGTTGTTGAGGATATAAGAGTTTCGAACATTGTGATGAAAAATGTGATGTGTCCGTTTGCGTTTTATATGTATTATCACTGCGGCAAGGGCGGAAAAGAAAAGAGAGTTTGGGACAAATCTCCTTATCCTGTTGATGAATCGACCCCAATTGTAAGGAGGATTTATATAAGCGATGTGGTTGTAAGAGAGGCAAGAGCAGCAGCAGGGTTTTTATACGGTCTTACAGAGATGCCAATTGAAGATGTTGTATTTTCAAATGTCACAGTTGAGATGGCGCAAAACCCTGAGCCTGAGCTTCCTGCTATGATGAGCTATTTAGACCCCATGGCAAAAAGAGGGTTTGTTATAAATACTGTTAAAAACATTAGATTCATGAATGTTTCTGTGATGAACCAGGAAGGTGCTGCTTTTGAACTTAACAATTGTGAGAATGTAGAGTTTTACAGATGCAGGGCAAAAGATACAGCAGATTATTCTAAGATTTTGAGTCTGAACAATACAATGAATCTGATTGCCGAGTAG
- a CDS encoding extracellular solute-binding protein — MICSRTFIRSKEFFKVVVLLVCIVFIISSIGMLSPQSKALATTKKVTLTYFVPMSNEASLFYKSFAEIPCYQLMEKATGVKFVFKHPPLAASAAQDQFNLMIASRQLTDIIEWGWDGYPGGPEKAIIDKVIVPLNDYIPKYAPNLKRLLDKNPQIKRMVSSISGKIYGFPALKETPIDAYYGPQVRRDWLEKLKIAPPETVDEWYKMLKAFKTRDPNGNGKADERPFSMLRGAANPRAVFDYCSFLVGAWGIKTDFFQVNGRVKYGAIEPQFKEFMNTLAKWWKDGLIDPDILTMNQQTIQANVLSDKIGAYLGIISGHMGAFLAAKKGTDFDLIGVKYPVLKKGEIARIGQNEYPFTGRAAAITTSCKNIEAACRALDWAYSKDGYMAFNFGVKGKSYMIKNGRPIYTDEILYNPQGLGPKQALAKYALIYGPFVQSREYTLQINLQLPQQKEASKNWGMVKNDIALGPVSLFFTPEETKEIANIMNTINTYYDEMFLKMMTGKYNNYDAFVKTLKKMKIEEAIKIYQNAYNRYMQRK, encoded by the coding sequence ATGATTTGTTCAAGAACGTTTATAAGATCAAAAGAATTTTTTAAAGTTGTGGTATTGCTGGTATGTATTGTTTTTATCATTTCAAGTATAGGCATGCTTTCGCCACAATCAAAAGCCTTAGCCACCACAAAAAAAGTTACTCTGACTTATTTTGTTCCTATGAGTAATGAAGCTTCTCTATTTTACAAAAGTTTTGCTGAAATACCATGTTATCAGTTGATGGAAAAAGCTACGGGAGTAAAATTTGTTTTTAAACATCCACCTCTTGCTGCATCTGCTGCACAAGACCAGTTCAATTTAATGATAGCTTCTCGACAGTTAACTGACATAATAGAATGGGGATGGGATGGCTATCCTGGAGGTCCTGAAAAAGCCATCATTGACAAGGTAATTGTGCCGTTGAATGATTACATACCCAAGTATGCACCAAATTTAAAAAGACTTCTTGATAAAAACCCTCAAATCAAAAGGATGGTAAGCTCAATTAGTGGAAAAATCTATGGTTTCCCTGCTTTAAAAGAAACGCCAATAGATGCATATTACGGTCCTCAGGTTAGAAGGGATTGGCTTGAAAAACTTAAAATTGCTCCGCCAGAGACAGTAGATGAATGGTATAAAATGTTGAAGGCGTTTAAAACCAGAGACCCGAACGGAAATGGAAAAGCAGACGAAAGACCTTTTTCAATGTTAAGAGGTGCTGCAAATCCGAGAGCTGTTTTTGACTATTGCAGCTTTTTAGTTGGGGCGTGGGGAATAAAAACAGACTTCTTCCAAGTAAATGGAAGAGTTAAATATGGAGCAATTGAACCTCAGTTTAAAGAGTTTATGAATACTTTGGCAAAATGGTGGAAAGATGGGTTGATTGATCCAGATATACTGACGATGAATCAACAAACAATTCAAGCAAATGTTTTGAGCGACAAAATTGGAGCATATCTGGGGATAATTTCGGGGCATATGGGTGCCTTTTTAGCAGCAAAGAAAGGGACAGACTTTGATTTAATAGGTGTGAAATATCCAGTACTGAAAAAAGGTGAAATAGCACGAATCGGTCAAAATGAGTATCCTTTTACGGGAAGAGCAGCAGCAATTACAACCAGCTGTAAGAACATAGAGGCAGCATGCCGTGCGCTCGACTGGGCTTATAGCAAGGATGGGTATATGGCTTTTAATTTTGGTGTAAAAGGAAAATCTTATATGATTAAAAACGGCCGACCAATTTATACCGATGAAATTCTTTACAACCCGCAAGGATTAGGGCCAAAACAGGCATTAGCTAAATATGCGCTGATTTATGGTCCGTTTGTCCAATCCAGGGAGTATACATTACAAATCAACTTGCAGTTGCCTCAACAAAAAGAAGCTTCAAAGAATTGGGGTATGGTTAAAAATGATATTGCATTAGGCCCAGTTTCGCTTTTCTTTACCCCAGAAGAGACTAAAGAAATTGCAAATATTATGAATACCATAAATACTTATTATGATGAGATGTTTTTGAAGATGATGACAGGCAAGTATAATAATTATGATGCTTTTGTAAAAACTCTAAAGAAAATGAAGATAGAAGAAGCTATAAAGATTTATCAGAATGCTTATAACAGATATATGCAAAGAAAATGA
- a CDS encoding ISNCY-like element ISCahy1 family transposase, giving the protein MFNTKPKQLSFIDLFSHLKASALYKPESLLGLFNKFIDLSHYIPSSFYNAYYKYFGKHRYFSLESMLCCFLVQKLLKLNTLTQLRAVLLNSFELRSFCNLHGNVPSISTLSRFRKIFASEIHKLFQNISIHAHNISIQQCPQDSSILIFDTTGIVPKVRENNPKFIHLLLKNTSKANPELPSEKVYSLVYSSLPKTANANSNIRLMFVNGHFCWALKFAVITNALGIPLALVPLFNYDSPSSDPQEAKAISDSKGLIPSLETLFSYIPKNFSTFIADSALDSHNIYSTLKNTFNFSKIVIPLNTRASKNTTPTSDPNIVISEDGIPICKKFNKPFKPEGKCQGKNRSLRLKWTCPMSQYKDGKRICSCPQPCTTSKSGRMFYTYPDNFRSFPGINRNSQEFFDLYKKRVAVEQTIYHLKSYMGSDTISTYDHISIFSDFLLSAITFSLLFILAHNIKLYCSKLTIKKLNKLKKLIA; this is encoded by the coding sequence ATGTTCAACACCAAACCTAAACAACTTTCTTTCATAGACCTATTCTCCCACCTAAAGGCTTCGGCTCTCTACAAGCCTGAAAGCCTCTTGGGCTTGTTCAATAAATTCATTGACTTGTCACATTATATACCTTCTTCTTTCTACAATGCCTACTACAAATATTTCGGTAAGCATAGATACTTCTCTTTAGAATCTATGCTTTGTTGCTTCCTCGTCCAAAAATTGCTCAAACTCAATACTTTAACTCAGCTTCGTGCTGTCTTACTCAACTCATTCGAACTTCGCTCATTTTGTAATCTTCATGGCAATGTCCCTTCTATCTCTACTCTCTCTCGCTTTAGAAAAATATTTGCAAGTGAAATCCATAAACTTTTTCAAAATATCTCTATCCATGCACATAATATTTCCATCCAACAATGCCCTCAAGATTCTTCAATCTTAATCTTCGACACAACAGGTATTGTCCCAAAGGTTCGTGAAAACAATCCTAAATTCATTCATCTACTGCTGAAAAATACCTCAAAAGCTAACCCTGAACTTCCCTCTGAAAAAGTCTACTCTCTCGTTTATTCTTCTTTGCCTAAAACTGCTAACGCTAATTCTAACATCCGTCTTATGTTTGTAAATGGCCATTTCTGCTGGGCTTTAAAATTTGCAGTCATTACCAACGCTCTCGGTATCCCTTTAGCTTTAGTACCTCTGTTTAACTATGATTCCCCTTCCTCTGACCCACAAGAAGCAAAAGCTATCTCCGACTCTAAAGGTTTAATTCCTTCGCTCGAAACTTTATTCTCTTATATCCCCAAAAATTTCTCCACTTTCATCGCCGACAGTGCTTTGGATTCCCACAACATATACTCCACTTTAAAAAATACCTTTAACTTCTCCAAAATCGTTATTCCACTAAATACAAGAGCTTCTAAAAATACTACACCTACATCAGACCCCAATATCGTTATTTCTGAAGATGGTATCCCTATCTGCAAAAAGTTCAACAAACCTTTTAAACCCGAAGGCAAATGTCAGGGTAAAAATCGCTCTTTGCGCCTTAAATGGACTTGCCCTATGTCACAATACAAAGATGGCAAACGCATCTGCTCTTGCCCTCAGCCTTGTACTACCTCTAAATCGGGTAGAATGTTCTATACATACCCAGATAACTTTCGCTCTTTCCCAGGTATCAACAGAAATTCACAAGAGTTTTTTGACCTCTACAAAAAACGTGTCGCTGTAGAGCAGACTATTTACCACCTGAAATCCTACATGGGCTCTGATACTATCTCTACTTATGACCATATTTCTATTTTCTCTGATTTCTTGCTATCTGCCATTACTTTCTCGCTCTTGTTTATTCTCGCTCACAATATCAAACTCTATTGCTCTAAATTGACTATCAAAAAACTTAACAAGCTCAAAAAACTTATCGCTTAA
- a CDS encoding ABC transporter substrate-binding protein, whose product MIKSKRLIALLVLVVFTMSLFFAFSIKGSEKAKAASKKVTLRFMWWGGEARHKATLAAIQAYMKKYPNVRINAEYGGIEGYMQKLITQLVGRTAPDIIQIDVTWIGELSAQGDFFADLKTFKEVNLKPFEEKFLKDWCYSNGKLIGLPTGVNASAIHYNKDFFKKFGIPENKTWTWEDILTIAEKVHKKDKNYYLLNFDATVCYYLLKTYVLQKKGGKWINDDYTMGFDRKTLIEAFTYIDKLFKVGAIQPFSESAPFQGKPEQNPKWLKGELGMLWNWTSTFAANKANIPSLSMTMIPIMKNAKSTAVTVRPSQLLAVNKLSKNPKEAAKFINWFLNDKQAALILKDVRGVPASSTAREALEKEKALDPVITQITSEALKRAAPPENALSQNQELEKIATDVIQQLAYKQLTPTQAADKLMALYKQKLAEIKRLQSR is encoded by the coding sequence TTGATAAAAAGCAAAAGGTTAATTGCTCTTCTTGTATTAGTAGTTTTTACTATGTCACTCTTCTTTGCCTTTTCAATCAAAGGGTCTGAGAAAGCTAAGGCAGCATCGAAAAAGGTTACACTCAGGTTCATGTGGTGGGGCGGCGAGGCAAGACACAAAGCAACTTTGGCAGCAATTCAGGCGTACATGAAGAAATATCCCAATGTAAGAATTAATGCAGAGTATGGTGGTATTGAAGGGTACATGCAAAAGCTCATCACCCAGCTTGTTGGTAGAACAGCCCCAGACATAATCCAGATTGACGTTACATGGATAGGTGAGTTATCAGCACAGGGGGATTTCTTTGCAGACCTTAAGACTTTTAAAGAAGTCAACTTAAAGCCATTTGAAGAGAAGTTTTTAAAAGACTGGTGTTATTCAAACGGAAAACTTATAGGGCTTCCAACAGGTGTGAATGCTTCAGCTATTCATTACAACAAGGACTTCTTCAAAAAATTTGGAATTCCGGAGAACAAGACGTGGACATGGGAAGATATTTTGACAATAGCCGAAAAAGTTCATAAAAAAGATAAAAATTATTATCTTTTGAACTTTGATGCAACGGTTTGTTATTATCTTTTAAAAACGTATGTGCTTCAGAAAAAAGGTGGAAAATGGATAAATGATGATTACACAATGGGATTTGATAGAAAGACACTAATTGAAGCATTCACTTATATTGATAAACTGTTTAAAGTAGGTGCTATTCAACCATTTTCAGAGAGTGCACCATTCCAAGGAAAACCTGAGCAAAATCCAAAATGGTTAAAAGGCGAGCTTGGGATGCTTTGGAATTGGACTTCAACCTTTGCAGCCAACAAAGCAAATATACCAAGCCTGTCTATGACAATGATACCTATAATGAAAAATGCCAAGAGCACAGCTGTAACTGTAAGACCGTCCCAGCTTTTAGCGGTGAATAAATTGTCCAAGAATCCAAAGGAAGCAGCCAAGTTTATCAACTGGTTTTTAAATGATAAACAGGCTGCACTAATATTGAAAGATGTCAGAGGTGTTCCAGCAAGCTCAACAGCCAGAGAGGCACTTGAAAAAGAAAAGGCATTAGACCCAGTCATAACACAAATAACATCGGAGGCTCTAAAAAGAGCTGCACCACCTGAAAATGCACTTTCACAAAATCAAGAGCTTGAGAAAATAGCAACAGATGTTATTCAGCAGCTTGCTTACAAGCAGCTGACACCAACTCAAGCAGCTGACAAGCTCATGGCACTTTATAAACAAAAATTAGCTGAGATAAAGAGATTGCAATCCCGATAA
- a CDS encoding carbohydrate ABC transporter permease, whose product MTARLRRKDLVGLLYVLPWLVGFLVFKLYPFIMSFVYSFCDYSMLKPPKFVGLYNFIYMLTKDELFPKALVNTLKYVIITVPLKISFALFVAIILNMKLKGINLFRTVYYLPSIFGGSVAISILWRFLFMKEGIVNKFLGLFGIEGINWLGDPRIAMFSVSLLAVWQFGSSMVLFLARLKEIPSELYEAALVDGASRLKMFTKITLPMISPIMFFNLVMQTINAFQEFTGPYIITGGGPVNSTYLLSMLIYDNAFKYFRMGYAAALSWVQFVIILIFTAFIFRSSTYWTYYEYDEGRF is encoded by the coding sequence ATGACAGCACGTTTGAGAAGAAAAGATTTGGTTGGCCTTTTATATGTTTTGCCATGGCTTGTGGGATTTCTTGTTTTCAAATTGTATCCTTTTATAATGTCATTTGTGTATTCCTTTTGTGACTATAGCATGCTAAAACCACCTAAGTTTGTAGGGCTGTACAATTTTATTTATATGCTCACAAAGGATGAACTGTTTCCAAAAGCACTTGTTAATACTCTGAAGTATGTTATAATAACCGTTCCACTCAAGATTTCGTTTGCACTTTTTGTAGCAATAATATTGAACATGAAATTGAAGGGAATTAATCTTTTCAGAACAGTATATTATCTTCCTTCTATCTTTGGTGGGTCTGTTGCAATCTCAATTTTGTGGAGATTTTTGTTTATGAAAGAAGGTATAGTGAACAAATTCTTAGGTCTTTTTGGGATAGAAGGTATAAACTGGCTTGGAGACCCAAGGATAGCGATGTTTTCGGTTAGCCTTCTTGCAGTGTGGCAGTTTGGGTCATCGATGGTGCTATTTTTAGCAAGGCTAAAGGAGATTCCATCAGAACTTTATGAAGCGGCATTGGTTGATGGAGCATCAAGATTAAAAATGTTTACAAAAATAACTCTTCCCATGATTTCTCCTATAATGTTTTTCAACCTTGTGATGCAGACCATAAATGCTTTCCAGGAATTTACAGGACCGTACATCATCACAGGCGGTGGACCTGTCAATTCCACCTACCTTTTGAGCATGCTCATATACGACAATGCCTTTAAATATTTCAGAATGGGCTATGCAGCAGCACTTTCCTGGGTCCAGTTTGTAATAATTTTGATATTTACAGCGTTTATCTTTAGGTCTTCTACCTATTGGACATACTACGAGTATGATGAGGGGAGGTTCTAA